A portion of the Leptospira mtsangambouensis genome contains these proteins:
- a CDS encoding ribonuclease H-like domain-containing protein — protein MYGSHLKSSLQLFPGIGEKKEKQLFGVGVYDWESLLQYQNQKNDPLLPSVSILEERREELEHELSEANFSFFTNELPSLEYWRLWQNFPERFCFLDIETTGISESSVTTVVSLYQDKRMLTFERGKDLEFLFDSISPKDILVTYNGKRFDVPFLEREFRYRVTNPQLDLMNLLHSIGIKGGLKKSEVLLGLVRPEEIAGMDGRQAPLLWFEYQRTNNKEALEKLIAYNREDTKNLEIVLEKTIDRLTENRLF, from the coding sequence ATGTACGGATCTCATTTAAAGTCTAGTTTGCAATTGTTTCCAGGAATTGGTGAAAAAAAAGAGAAACAACTGTTTGGTGTTGGAGTATATGATTGGGAATCTCTCCTCCAATACCAAAATCAAAAAAACGATCCTCTGCTTCCTTCTGTTTCCATTTTAGAGGAACGAAGAGAAGAATTAGAACACGAACTTTCCGAAGCCAATTTTTCTTTTTTTACCAATGAACTTCCGAGTCTTGAATACTGGAGGCTTTGGCAAAACTTCCCCGAACGATTTTGTTTTTTAGACATTGAGACAACTGGAATTTCGGAATCATCGGTCACCACGGTTGTGAGTCTCTACCAAGATAAACGGATGTTAACGTTTGAAAGAGGAAAAGATTTAGAATTTCTTTTTGATTCCATTTCTCCAAAAGATATCCTTGTGACTTACAATGGGAAAAGATTTGATGTACCCTTTTTAGAAAGGGAATTTCGTTATCGCGTCACCAATCCACAACTTGATTTGATGAATCTTTTGCACTCCATTGGAATCAAAGGTGGATTAAAAAAATCCGAAGTGTTACTGGGTCTTGTTCGTCCAGAGGAGATTGCTGGGATGGATGGAAGACAAGCTCCACTGCTTTGGTTTGAATACCAAAGAACGAATAACAAAGAAGCTCTGGAAAAACTAATTGCTTACAACAGAGAAGATACTAAAAACCTGGAAATTGTTTTGGAAAAAACAATTGATCGCCTAACAGAAAATCGATTGTTTTAG
- a CDS encoding CBS domain-containing protein: protein MSVKDILKDKASSVLSIEEDRNVLEATQMMVGAKVGSLIVTFQGKLVGIFTERDLMRVVAKDHSNLDKIKLKDVMTTQLTVAGPDEDVDDILNNMITKRFRHMPVLDGDKIIGLISIGDAVKTKLTRTQAEMSILREYMYGPH from the coding sequence ATGTCCGTAAAAGATATTCTAAAAGACAAAGCGTCCTCTGTTCTTTCCATCGAAGAAGATAGAAATGTATTGGAAGCCACCCAAATGATGGTGGGTGCGAAAGTAGGATCTCTGATTGTTACCTTCCAAGGAAAATTGGTAGGAATCTTTACGGAACGAGATTTGATGCGAGTGGTTGCCAAAGACCATTCCAATCTAGACAAAATCAAATTAAAAGATGTAATGACAACACAACTCACCGTGGCTGGACCCGATGAAGACGTAGATGATATCTTAAATAATATGATCACCAAAAGGTTCCGCCATATGCCAGTGCTAGACGGAGATAAAATCATTGGCCTTATCTCCATAGGAGACGCAGTCAAAACCAAACTGACTAGGACACAGGCAGAAATGAGTATACTCAGAGAGTATATGTACGGGCCGCACTAA
- the hemW gene encoding radical SAM family heme chaperone HemW gives MKIADKQSIWQVRNSYLGVYVHFPYCFKKCDYCDFYSEGIGAAPANDEQSLFQSYQKEILDRISHFPEIKKRTIDTVFFGGGTPSKASPEHWKNLLDFLRSEFSFSENPEISIEVNPEDLSSELLANYHSIGINRVNVGVQTLEKKGLEFLGRHYDEDRYHSLVEILTKSPIQRVGIDLMYGIPGVAKESFLSDLDLFLKAGLPHLSLYSLTLEKGTQYSRDVTDHKKLEPEENLQSEILTQLPNLLKEQGYLWYEVSNYAKPGFESLHNLKYWTYEPYLGIGPGAHGMIAGHRYGNPRNAALYQRKETSTKYEKIDPSTELSLTLFRLFSPFRYLDFIETYLDTKSKSKYIRTIEGWEKKGLCSIENEIFQWKPPALLLLDDLILEISL, from the coding sequence ATGAAAATAGCAGACAAACAATCTATCTGGCAAGTCCGAAATTCCTATTTAGGAGTCTATGTCCACTTCCCCTACTGTTTTAAAAAATGCGATTATTGTGATTTTTATTCAGAAGGGATTGGAGCTGCACCAGCTAACGATGAACAGTCGCTTTTTCAATCCTACCAAAAAGAAATTTTAGATAGGATCTCTCATTTTCCTGAAATTAAAAAACGCACCATCGACACCGTTTTTTTTGGTGGAGGTACTCCATCCAAAGCATCGCCTGAACATTGGAAAAACCTTTTGGATTTTTTACGTTCCGAGTTTTCTTTTTCGGAAAACCCAGAGATTTCCATCGAGGTAAACCCAGAAGATTTAAGTTCGGAACTTCTTGCGAATTACCATTCCATCGGGATCAACCGAGTGAATGTCGGTGTCCAAACCTTAGAAAAAAAGGGACTCGAATTCCTCGGTCGTCATTATGACGAAGATCGTTACCATTCTCTAGTGGAAATTCTCACCAAATCGCCCATCCAAAGAGTAGGAATCGATTTGATGTATGGAATTCCAGGTGTCGCAAAAGAATCTTTTTTATCAGATTTAGATCTATTTTTAAAGGCTGGCCTTCCCCATTTGAGTTTGTATTCCTTAACTTTAGAAAAAGGAACCCAGTATTCTCGTGATGTGACAGACCATAAAAAGTTGGAACCAGAAGAAAACCTCCAATCCGAAATCCTCACCCAGTTACCCAATCTTTTAAAAGAACAGGGATACCTTTGGTACGAGGTTTCCAATTATGCCAAACCAGGATTTGAGTCCTTACACAATTTGAAGTATTGGACGTATGAACCCTATTTGGGTATAGGTCCGGGAGCGCATGGGATGATTGCAGGGCATAGGTATGGCAATCCAAGAAATGCTGCACTCTATCAGAGAAAAGAAACATCCACTAAGTATGAAAAAATCGATCCTTCTACAGAACTTAGCCTTACCTTATTTCGGCTCTTTTCTCCTTTTCGGTATTTGGATTTTATTGAAACGTATTTGGATACAAAATCAAAATCCAAATACATAAGAACCATTGAAGGTTGGGAAAAAAAAGGTTTATGTTCGATTGAAAATGAAATCTTTCAATGGAAACCACCGGCATTACTCTTGTTAGATGATCTTATTTTAGAAATTTCACTCTAA